The nucleotide sequence TGCGGACAAGGTGAAGTTCACCGGCCGCAAGTACGACCAGAAGGTCTACTACCACCACACGGGCTATCCGGGCGGCATCAAGGAGCGCTCGGCCAAGTTCATCCTCGAGGGCCGGTTCCCCGAGCGCGTGGTCGAGAAGGCTGTCGAGCGCATGCTGCCCCGCGGCCCGCTCTTCCGGCAGATCCTCGGCAACCTGCGCGTCTACAAGGGCGCCGCGCATCCCCACGAGGCCCAGCAGCCGCAGGCGCTCGACGTCGGCTCCCTCAACCGTAAGAACGTGAGCGCTTGATCATGGCGACCCTTCAGTCCCTCGCCGATCTCAATCGGGCGAACACCCAGACGAGCAACCCCGAGAACGAGGCGCCCGTCCACGTCCAGAAGCTGGACGCCCAGGGCCGTGCCTACGCCACCGGCAAGCGCAAGGACGCGGTCGCCCGGGTCTGGATCAAGCCCGGCAACGGCACCGTCGTGGTCAACGGCCGCCCGGTCGAGACCTACTTCGCCCGTCCGGTGCTGCGCATGATCCTGCGCCAGCCGCTGGAGATCGTCGGCCGCGTCGACCAGTACGACATCACCGTCACGGTGAAGGGCGGCGGGCTCTCCGGTCAGGCTGGCGCCGTGCGCCACGGCCTGTCCAAGGCCCTGACCTACTACGAGCCGGAGCTGCGCTCGCCGCTCAAGCGCGAAGGCTTCCTCACCCGCGATCCGCGCGTCGTCGAGCGCAAGAAGTACGGCCGCAAGAAGGCCCGTCGCAGCTTCCAGTTCTCGAAGCGCTAAGACGTTTCGTCTGCAACGATTTTGGGGGGCGGGGCCGCGAGGCTCCGCCCTTTTTCGTGTCCTGCCGTTTTCCCGCATCGAGGCGAGACTGTCGCATGAAGAGGGGAGGGAGCCCGGACCGTCCGGCGGAGGCCGCAGCAATACCGGATCGGCGCACCCTGGTGACGCAGGCGCTGGTTCGGCTCGCCCCGCGCCTGCCGGATTTCGAGGCGGAAACTGTGGTGGACCGGGCGCTTCGAAGTCCCGGCCTGCGCGGCGCCGTGCCGGAGAACGCGGCCTGGCTCGCGCTCACGGCCTTCGCCCGCCACGCCTTCACCGAGTACGATGATCTCCTCGATGAGGGCTACGACCGTGACAGCGCCCGCCACTTCGTGCTCGACGACATGAACGCGATGCTGGCCGAGTGGGGCTGCCGCCGCCGCGTCTCCGAGGAGGCCGAGGCTGGCGAGGACGAGCTCCCTGAAGAGTGAGGGATAGGCTGGCCGGCGCCGCTTGCCCGACTGCCGGCACTGGGGCAGGGAGAGCCTTCCTCACAATCGAAGAAAGGTCTTCCATGAAGCTCAGCGCGCGCAACGTCCTCAAGGGCAAGGTCGTCGCGGTCGAGAAGGGCTCGACCACGGCGCATGTGAAGATCGAGATCGCCAGCGGTCAGGTTGTCACCTCGGCCATCACCAACGAGTCGGTCGATGCGCTCGGGCTCAAGGTCGGCGGCGAGGCTTACGCCGTGATCAAGAGTTCCGACGTCATCATCGCCGTCGACTGAGCGTTAGGCTCACCCTTCGATCGCGAGGGCGATTCCGTGCCGGGCGGTTGCGCCCGGCGCCAACAGTCGCTGCGAATCGCGCTCCGCCAGTGCGCCGTCGAAGTCGGCCCAGTCGGCATGGCCGGTCCAAGCTTCCAGCGACAGGAACGGCGCCGTCGGCTTGGTCCAGACCGCGAGATGGGGAAAGTCGTCCATCCGCATGGCGATGGCCCGGCCGTTCGGCGCCTCGAACCGCATCGAACGGCTGCGCGCGTTCAGAAAAGCCAGCGCCTCGGTGAACAGCTCCGGATCCAGGTCGAGCCGCGCCCCATCGAGGGGCAACGCACGCTCGCTGCGCACCAGTAACCCACCCGCACCGACCTCTGGCACGAACGGCCGCTCGGCCTCTTCGAACAAAACCGTGTAGCCGCCGCCGGCACGGCGCTCGCCGTCCGCGAAGGGCCAGGGGAAAGCGGGGTGGAAGCCGAGGGCGTAGGGCAAGGAAGTCTCGCCCGGATTCTCGACGCTGATCTTGAAATCCAGCGCCCTGGGGGCGATGCGGGCCTCGATGGTGAGCCGGAACGGGAAGGGGTAATGCGCCCGCGTCGCCTCGTCGTCGCTCAGGCTCAGGGAGACCGCATCGTCGCTCCAGCCGACGACGGCGAAGGGGAGGTCGCGGGCGAAGCCGTGCTGGGCCATGGGATAGCGCCGGCCCTCGACCTGCACCTCACCCCCGGCAGAGGCGCCGACCACGGGGAAAAGCCACGGTGCGCTCCGGTTCCAGTGCTCCGGATTGCCGTTCCAGAGGTATTCGCGGCCTTCGACCTGCCAGGAGACCGGCTCGGCCCCGCGCAGCGCGATCCGCGCCGTGCTGCCGTCCCCGGCCCGAATCTCGACCGTCTCGCCCATGCCGCTCTCCCCCGTGCCGCTTCTCTGCCTGGAAGCGATAGCCGGGCCGAAGCGGGTCCGCTACCGATCCTGCGCCGCGACGGCTTTGTCGGGCGGGGCAGGCGCGGCCGATTCCGCGATCACCTGCGAGGGCGGCCCGGAGGCGACGATCCGCCCATCCTCGACGACATGGATCGTGTCGGCCCGGCGCAGTGAGGTCAGGCGGTGGGCGATCATGATGATGGTCCGCGTTCCGCCAAGCGCACCGAGTGCTTCCATCACCGCGGCCTCGGTCTCGCCGTCGAGCGCGCTCGTCGCCTCGTCGAACACGATCACGTCGGGGTCGTGATAGAGCGCGCGGGCGATGCCGATGCGCTGGCGTTGGCCGCCGCTGAGCCGCGCGCCGCGCTCCCCGACACCGGTGTCGTAGCCGTCGCCGAGGGCGGCGACGAAGTCGTGCGCACCGGCGAGCCGCGCGGCGCGTTCCACGGCCGCCCGGTCGAGCCGATCCGGCTCGATGCCGAGGGCGATGTTCTGCGCGATGCTGCCGTCGATCAGGAACACGTCCTGCGGCACGTAGCCGATCCGGTTCTGCCAGGCCGGAAGGCTCTCCGCGTCGAGCGGCCGGCCGTCGATCAGGATGCGCCCTTGGGTCGGCGTGAGGATACCGAGGATCAGGCCTACCAGCGTCGATTTTCCCGAGCCGGTGCGGCCGACGAAGCCGATTGTGGTGTGGGCCGGGATGGTCAGATCGATGCCGCGCAGGGTCGGGCGGCCGGGTTCGTAATCGAACGTGACGCCGTCTAGGCGGATCGTCTGTGTGAACGGCAGCCGTTGCGTCGTGCGGGCAGGGCGTTCGCGCTCGCCTGCCAGCGCGTCGACGATCAGGCGCACGCCGGGCAGGTGGAAGCGCAACTGCGAGACGGAGGTGAAGATGTTCTGGAAGGCCGGCAGCATGCGGTAGCCGGCGAAGGCGAACAGGCCGAGCAGCGGCAGCATCCCCGCCGTGTCGATGCCCTGCGTCAGCGCGAACAGAACCACGGCGATGACGCCGCCGAAGGCGAGCGATTCGATGACGAAGCGCGGCAACTGCCCGGTCACCAGACTGGAGGCGAGGGCGTGGGCATAGGAGCGGGCGGGGGCATCGAAGCCGCCGGTGAATGTCTCCGCGCGGCCGTAGAGCTTGAGTTCAGTCAGCGCTCCGAAGGTTTCCTGCACCACGCGGTAGCGCCCTTCGTTGCCCGCCACCGCCCGCGTGCCGAGCCGGGCAAGCCGCGCCCGCATCACCAGATAGATCGCGACGTAGAGCCCGCCGAAGCCGCCGCCCAGGATCAGCGCGAGCCGCGGCTGGTAGGCGATGAGGAAGATCACCACCGCCAGCGCCGAGGCGCCGCGCGAGGCGATTACCATTGCGGGCGTGAGCACGCCCACGACGAGGCGGTCGGTCTCGCTCAGCACGTTCTTGGCAAGTTCGGCACTGTTGGCATGGGTGAAGAACAGCCGCTCGCGATCGACGTAGCGGGCGAGCAGGCGCCGCGCGAAGTCGTACCCGATCAGGTGCGCGAATAGGAGTTGAGCATAGGCGAAGGCGGCATTCACCGCGCTGGTGAGCAGGATCGCGGCGAGCGCGGCGAACCCCGTGGCCAGAAGGAAGGCACGGTCGTCGCCGAGGCCGAGGGCATCACGCAGGGCGGCGAGCGAAGGGATGCGCGCCGTCGCGCCGGGATCGCCGACCAGGGTGAGAAAGGGCAGCACCGAAGCGACGCCAACCACTTCGAGGAGGGCGGCGAGCCCGAGGCCCAATCCGAGCCATGCGAGCCGCCGCCGATCGCGCCGTCGCATCACCCGCAGGAGATCGAGGAGGGTCCTCAAACGGTCACCGGGCCCAAGAGGGGCGCGTTCGAGAGCGCGGGCAGACGCCGCGCTGACGGACGAACACGCGTCAAGCGCTCCGGGCTGCTATAGGTTCGGAGCGCCGCTTAAGTGGTTGATGACAAACGCACCCTTCGGCCCGTCTGTCACGGGCTCGGTCTGTAGCACGGCGGGCGCGGGGGGCGTCAAGCGGATGCCGCAGCGTCGCAGCGATCCGCGACAGAACTCGGGAAACACGCCACTTAGTTGATCGAACCGACGCCGTATTGGAACGGTGCGAGCGGTGATGGCCGGGCGGGGTGGGAAGCGCATCATCCGCCACGACAACAGCATCGAGCCGCGGAACCGGAACCTTGGCGGTACGTTCTGCAAGTATGGAACACTATAGATCCGTCTTCGCCACCGCCGCCGTAATGGTAATCGGCCTTGTTGCGACCTCTCCGCTCATCGCAGAGCAGGATTCGGGTCCGTCGCGCCCGTTGCGTGCTGCCGTCGATGCCGTCTCTGGCAGCAGCGACGGGTGGACCGATCCGCCCCGGCATCGATTGAGCCTGGCAGCCGCGACGGATGCGTCGGCGGAGAGCCGGAGCGAAGCCGGCGTCATGCCGTCGCCGCGGCCCGCGAGCTTCGCCCTGCTATCGGCTGAGACGGCGGCCCTCCTGGCGGCCGGCGACTTCGTGAAGGTGGACGCCGCGCAAAGGGTTCAGGCGGTTCGGCGCCACCGTGCCGCTAAGGTCGCGAGCCGAACCCGTCCGGCAGCGGCAGTCGAGACCACCGCCGAGACGAGCGCTCCGGCTCAGCCGACGACGGCGACGCAGCCGCAGAAGGCCGCCCGGATCGATCCGATCGGCGACATCCTCCGCGGTCTCGGGATCGGACAAGATAGCTGAAGGACGAAGACCAATGTAACGACGGTCTTATAACGGCCAATCTGCCGCACGGCACAGGCCACAGTTTTCGCTCGTTGGTTTCGCGACAGTCCTCGACCTCCGCTGCGGAGCAACGCCCATGATCCTCGCTGCTGCCATCATGCTGATTGGTGCCCTCGGCGCGATCGCCATCACACTCGCTGCGCGTCCGAGCGCCGATCGATATCTGAAGTGGTGATCCACTGACCGCGGTCTGGCGCCGAACGATCGTTTGAAACCCCCCAAGCCTCTCCCACGTTATGGCTGCGTACTGATGACGCGGAGATCCGGCTGTGGCGGCAATTGTGATGGTGGCAGGTGTTGTTGGAGCTGCAGGAACCCTCATCTGCCTGATGCCGCGGCTCGACTCGTTCTTCGAGTGGTGATGATTCTGGCCGCTTGAGCAGCGCGATTTCTTTAGAGCCAGCGTTAGTGTCTTGTTGAGTGTCGGCAGCGTTGGGTTTAGTCGTTTAGTCTGTGCCAGCTGAGCGCGTTCGAAATGTCTTGCCGCGATACGCGGTACTGGTAGCTCATCATCGACCGTCGTTGATCAGCAAGAGCTTGGAATTGCGAGATTCCGACGATGACGCAGAGGCGGTCGAACGAAGAGCCTCGCCGCGTGGGGTAACTCGCGTCCGCTCCGCAAGGCAAGGTCGGCTGAGAAAGAACTTTTTTCACGACCTTAGCAGCTTGAGCGAAACCACATGAAGAATCCTGCCCTCAGCCTCTGGCTCTCGTCAGTCAACTGGTGGATGGCCCAAGCGACGAATGCCGCTCGACTGCAACAACGGGCCGCACTTAAGGACATGCTGAAGCCGGCATCGGGCGGTGCTCGCAAGCCAAAGCGGAAACGCGTAACGGCGAAGCGCAGAACCTTCTGACGAAGCAGAGGTGACCTGAGCCAGCGGACGCTCCGTCGCGGCTCCGTCGCTCGATCAGCGAGACGAGTCTCGCAATTAGATCAACCTACGCAAATATTTTGAGAGATTGGACTTCTGAGTCGCGCGGGCGCTTCAGATAAATGGTGCCCAGGGACGGAGTCGAACCGCCGACACTGCGATTTTCAGTCGCATGCTCTACCAACTGAGCTACCTGGGCAACCGCCGCGTCGCGCTGCGTCGTCGGCTGGCGGGGGTATAGTGAAGGGCTTGGAGCCTGTCCAGCCTCTCATGGGTCCGAGGCGAAGCTTTTTTGCCGAACACCGGTTTCGCCTCAGCGGGAGCGATCCTCCTCATCCGAGCGGGGTGACAGGAGCGACTCCTCGTCGTCCGGGCCGGGAATGACGTAGCGTTCGCCGAGCCAGCGGCCGAGGTCGATGTCGGCGCAGCGTGGTGAGCAGAACGGCTTGGTCTCGGGGTTTGCAGGCTTGCCGCAGATCGGACACGGCGCGAGGCCCTTCTTCACCGCCTGCGTCACGACGCAGCTCCCCAGGCTCCGCGTACCGGGAATCCCTCACCCTCAAGCAAGCTCATCGTCTCGTAGAGCGGCAGTCCGACCACCGCGCTGTGCGAGCCGACGAGCTTGACGACGAAGGCGGCGGCCAGCCCCTGGATGGCATAGCCGCCGGCCTTCCCACGCCACTCGCCGGAGGAGAGGTAGCCCTCGATCTCGCGGTTCGACAGGCGCTTGAAGCGCACGCGGGTCTCGACCATTCGCTCGCGGCGGCGATCCTTCGGCGAAAGGATACAGACGGCGGTGAAGACGCGGTGCGCCCGTCCCGAGAGCAACCGCAGGCAGTCGGCCGCCTCGTCGAGCAGTTCGGCCTTGGGCAGAACGCGGCGGCCCACGGCGACCACGGTGTCGGCCGAGACGAGATAAGCCTCCCGCAGATCGTCCCGGCGCCGCGCCGCAGCGCCTGCCGCCTCCAGCTTCTCGCGGGCGAGGCGGCGGGCCAAATCGCGCGGCGATTCGGACTTGCGCGGCGTCTCATCGAGATCGGCCGGCAGGAGCGCATCGGGTTCGATGCCGACCTGTTGCAGCAGAGCGAGCCGGCGCGGCGAGGCCGAGGCCAGCACGAGAGGTGGCCGGCCCGGGCTGCCGGGAAACTGTGGCTTCAAGGCGTCGGTGGTGAGAAGCTCGTTCATCCGCGTGGTCTTACGCACAAGCCCGCCGCCACCGCAACGCGATGTCGGCCCACGGACACGTTCCGAGGCTTGCCAACGGCCAGGCAGCCGTCTAAGACCCGGCACATTCCGTTGGGCTTCGACGCGCCTGACGCGACGCCGCAATAGCTCAGCTGGTAGAGCACCTCATTCGTAATGAGGGGGTCGGGGGTTCGAATCCCTCTTGCGGCACCACTCTCCCACGCTGCCGCTGCTGCCGAGATTCAGGCTCTCGTTCGTTGAGAGCGTGAAACCGCTTCTTCTGCCACGAGCGGGCGCTGGATTACTCCGAGCCTCCGGACCGGCTGCCCTGAAGTGAGATGCAGGTCCGCACCATGTCGCTCAGCGTCAACGCCTTGGTGTCGCCGATATTGGCCACCTCTTCCAGGCAGCGCATGAAATAGCCGCTATCGAGGCCGGGCGAGAGCGTGCTCATCGCTTTGCCGACGCGATTGGCGAAATCGATCTTCTCGCCGGCTCCGGCGCGCGGCCATAGGGAGGCTTTGTCGTCCATCTTCAGCCGGCCTGCCGCCAGAGATGGATCGACGAGGCAGAACATGGCCAACAACCCGATCGCTGCCGCTCGTCCCATCGCTTTGCTCCCCGTTGCGTTGTCGGATGCCGCCTCATGATCTGCAGATCCGACAGACGCAATACGGTGCGTTCTTCGATGTTGCGTGAGATGCGAAATTTAAGTTGTTTCTCAGAGATTTATCTGCTTCGGGCGCTGCCGGAAACTGTCCCGTGAGAAAGGTCGACCCGCCACCAGAAGCTCCTGGCGGCCGGTCTGCCTACACCGAAGCTGCCTTTAGCGAGAGCTTCCGCCGCCATTGCCGCCGCCGGCGCTGCCTTGCGGGATCGCGCGCTCCGGTTGGCCGGCATTGCCGCCTGCCGCAGAATTGGTGGTGATGGTGTCAGCTCCGGTGGCGCCGGGCGCGATAATGTAATCGACGGTGTTGCCGGTTGTGTTGGTCTGGCGCTGGATGATCGTGCCCGGCGGAAATGGACCTGCCAACGGACCGGGAGGTTGGACTTGGGCGGTCGCCGCGCCCGAGCCGAGACAGCTCAAGGCGGCAAGGGTGAGAGCGGTGCGGCGCATATGAAACTCCTGAACGAGTGCCCCGAGAACTCCTGAACGACGCAGGAAGGGCCGCTATCCGCATGCAAGTCTCTCAACGGCTGCTCGGTTTCCTGGCGCCCCTGCGGCCTGATGACGACACCCGCCGTGGATGACATCCGAGGCGGGATTTCCGTGGCTGACTCCGCACAGGGTGCAACCGTATCAGCAAATCCGAGCAACAGCCTGTATTGGGGAATGCCCGAGTAAGGGTGGTCAACAAAAACAAAAAAGGCCGCCCCGAAGGACGGCCCGAAGTCTAGGGAGGAAACGCCCAAGAAGGGCTGCAGAACCGCGACGCCATCGCGATCCGGCATGCCCAATATTTCTCACGTTGCACTGCACAATGCAATTGGCGAAGCGTCGGAAGGGGCATGCGCTGACTGCATATGTTGGCAACGCTTCATTCGACGGAGCCAAAGGCCCGCTCACGAGTTCCGGTCCGCCTGACGCCGTTTTCGGATGCCTGAGATGCCTCGCTGGATGTTTGCCTTCCCCATCGTGCTGCTGCTGATGGCGGCGCTTGTCGTGTTTGCCTTCACGCGCACCGGTCCGACGGACAATCAGAACACTCACGCGCCGCAAACCGGCCAGACGCGCTGACACCACCACCTCGCACGCTCTCCTTTTCCCGCCGGTGAACCCCTCGATCCTGCTCGGCCTGCAAATTGCAAAACCGAGTTGCAGGAACGTTGGAGGGGGGGCTGTCATGCGGGTCGGCTGCGCGGTGGTGCTGATCGGTTTGCTGATCCCTTCCGCATCGAGGGGCCTGGAGGCGCGATCGGATGTTGCCACCTTTATCGAGACCGCCCAGCACCATATCGGCGAGCGCGTCACCCTCGAACATTGCCACCTCGTCTACACGACCGAGGAGGAGATCACCTGCGTCGGACTTCTGCCGAAGGATGCCGCAGGCGAGGTGCGGATGGCCGGCAAGCTTCTGATCCGCGTCGGTCCCGCGGAGATGTCGAGCCATAAGCGGGCTCTCGCCCACTGCGCCGGAGGCGCCCTCAACGGAAGCTGCGAAGTGAACGTGTCGGGTGAGGTCTACGATGCCGCCCGCTCCTTCGGATTGGGTGAGGCGCGTCTGATCGGTCTGCGCGAGGCGGCGATCCGCTGGCCTGACTGACGGATGGAGATGATGCCGACGGCCGGAGCGTGGCGGTGTCCCTGGGCAGGGAATGGGCATGAGCCCACGGGTGAACCGTCGAAGGCTTACGGCGTTGGAACTTCTAGGGAGTTTACCGATGATCGCACGTCTCATCTCCGCAGCGGGCCTCACCGCCCTGCTCGTTGTTCCGGCCCTCGCGCAGGGACCGGCCCAGACCGGCACCGGTGGTGATCCGGCCTCGACCATCTACGCGCCCAACACCTCGCCCGTCGGCCGGACTATGCCGCCGGCCGGGGCCGGAGGAGCGCGCCGGGATTCAAACAATCCCGACCGCGAGACCGCCATGGAGCGGAAGGACGACAAGATCGACACCGGCATCTGCATCGGTTGCGACAAGTAGGCGAAGCCCGCGAGCGGCTGCAGGCGGTGCCGTTGTCACTCCGACCAGCGCAGGGCGGCGGCGGCAGCCAGGGTGCCGACCACCGCCGCGATCAGGCTTAAAGCGGCCAGCACCGCGAGCGGTGTCGCGAAGGGCACCGTGCCGCCGAGGGCGGCCTCGGCCGACGAGACGCCGAAGATCAGGGTCGGAATCATCAGCGGTAGCACGATGATCGCCAGGATCAGGCCACCGCGGCGGATGGTGGCCGTGAGGGCCGCGCCGACCGCCCCGATGAAGGCCAGGGCCGGCGTGCCCAGCGCGAGCGTCAGTGCCGTGGCGCCCATAGCTTTCGGCGAAAGGGCGACCAGCAATCCGAACAGCGGAGAGGCGAGCGCCAGCGGCAGCCCGGTGGTGAGCCAGGAGGCGAGCACCTTGGCCAGCACCACCAGTTCCAGGGGAACGGCGGCACCGGTCATCAGGTCGAGGGAGCCGTCCTCCTCGTCCGATTGAAACAATCGGTCGAGCCCGATCAGGGTGGCGAGCACGGCCGAGAGCCACAGGATCGCTGGGCCGATCCGCGAGAGCAGCTTCAGATCCGGCCCGAGGGCGAAGGGCACCAGCACCACGATCATCAGGAAGAAGACCAGCGACAGTGCGCCCGAGCCGCCGACACGGGCGGCGAGCTTCAGATCACGGGCAAGCAGGGCGGAGAATGCGCGAATCACAGCCACTCCTCTGCAGCGAACGCGTCCTCGACCGCGGCCGGAGCGGTGACGGGTCCGATGCGCAGCTCGCGGGCATCTTCGAGGCCGAGGGCTTGGTGCGTTGCAGCAATCACGAGGCCGCCCTCCGCGCGGTGGTGCTGCATCAGGCCGGCGAGCACGCCTTGCGAGGCGAGGTCGAGGGCGGCGGTCGGCTCGTCGAGAAGCCAGAGCGGGCGGCGACAGACAAGGAGCCGAGCCAGCGCCACCCGTCGCCTTTGTCCCGCGGAGAGGTAGCCCACCGGCAACCGCGCCACGTGCGGCAGGCCCATCGCCGCCAGAGCCTGCACTGGAGAGGCGGCTGGGTGACCGAGAAGGTCGCGGGCAAATTCAAGGTTCTCCGCAGCCGTCAGTGCCGATTTCAGCCCGTCTCGGTGACCGACGACGTGAAGGCATTCCGGCAGGGTGGCCTCGCCGATGCCCTCGCCGCGGATCGCGCCGGCATCGGGTTTGAGGCGGCCGGACAGCATCGTCAGCAGGCTCGATTTGCCGGCGCCGTTTCGTCCGGTCACCATCAGCCCTTCGCCGGGGCCGACGGCGAAGGAGAGCCCGGCGAAGATCCGGCGCCCCGAACGGCGGCAGGCGAGATTCTCGACGATCAACCGCACGGATCGGCCTTGGGTGAGGGGAGGGTCCGCACGTCTCGTCTTCGTCCCGAGGAAAGCTGGATAGACCGCCCGCGATACGAGAGGCGGTTCGAGGCCGGATCGCTTCGGCGATCCGACGGCTTGCGGCCTATAGCCGATCGTTTCGCGGCGCGCGAACCGTACGCCTCTCCGGCGCAAGGGTTTCGCGGTTCCCGGTGGCGGATTCGCAGGACTGATTGTCAGAGCTTCCGAGCAGCCGCCGGTCGATCGAGGAGGAAGCGACCCGCGATCCCGCCGCTCTGGCCGGCCGCGGGTGGTTGGAGGCCCGGCTCGCCCACCTCACGCTCCATCGGCGCGACGCATTCCGGGCGGCTTTGCGCCGATGCGGTGCCTTCGCCGGGGTGGCTGACCGAGCGGCTTTTGCACGGCACTCGGAGCTGGAATGTCAGGCGCGCGGCTGTGTCATCGGGCCAGTAGCGGCCAATTTCGAAACGTTCTATAGACCGGTTCAGGCTGCGCCGCGCG is from Methylorubrum sp. B1-46 and encodes:
- the rplM gene encoding 50S ribosomal protein L13 is translated as MKTTSLKPADVDKKWVVIDAEGLVVGRLASIVAMRLRGKHKAAYTPHVDCGDNVIVINADKVKFTGRKYDQKVYYHHTGYPGGIKERSAKFILEGRFPERVVEKAVERMLPRGPLFRQILGNLRVYKGAAHPHEAQQPQALDVGSLNRKNVSA
- the rpsI gene encoding 30S ribosomal protein S9 — translated: MATLQSLADLNRANTQTSNPENEAPVHVQKLDAQGRAYATGKRKDAVARVWIKPGNGTVVVNGRPVETYFARPVLRMILRQPLEIVGRVDQYDITVTVKGGGLSGQAGAVRHGLSKALTYYEPELRSPLKREGFLTRDPRVVERKKYGRKKARRSFQFSKR
- a CDS encoding DUF2293 domain-containing protein; this translates as MKRGGSPDRPAEAAAIPDRRTLVTQALVRLAPRLPDFEAETVVDRALRSPGLRGAVPENAAWLALTAFARHAFTEYDDLLDEGYDRDSARHFVLDDMNAMLAEWGCRRRVSEEAEAGEDELPEE
- a CDS encoding molybdopterin-binding protein is translated as MKLSARNVLKGKVVAVEKGSTTAHVKIEIASGQVVTSAITNESVDALGLKVGGEAYAVIKSSDVIIAVD
- a CDS encoding aldose 1-epimerase family protein, with translation MGETVEIRAGDGSTARIALRGAEPVSWQVEGREYLWNGNPEHWNRSAPWLFPVVGASAGGEVQVEGRRYPMAQHGFARDLPFAVVGWSDDAVSLSLSDDEATRAHYPFPFRLTIEARIAPRALDFKISVENPGETSLPYALGFHPAFPWPFADGERRAGGGYTVLFEEAERPFVPEVGAGGLLVRSERALPLDGARLDLDPELFTEALAFLNARSRSMRFEAPNGRAIAMRMDDFPHLAVWTKPTAPFLSLEAWTGHADWADFDGALAERDSQRLLAPGATARHGIALAIEG
- a CDS encoding ABC transporter ATP-binding protein; amino-acid sequence: MRTLLDLLRVMRRRDRRRLAWLGLGLGLAALLEVVGVASVLPFLTLVGDPGATARIPSLAALRDALGLGDDRAFLLATGFAALAAILLTSAVNAAFAYAQLLFAHLIGYDFARRLLARYVDRERLFFTHANSAELAKNVLSETDRLVVGVLTPAMVIASRGASALAVVIFLIAYQPRLALILGGGFGGLYVAIYLVMRARLARLGTRAVAGNEGRYRVVQETFGALTELKLYGRAETFTGGFDAPARSYAHALASSLVTGQLPRFVIESLAFGGVIAVVLFALTQGIDTAGMLPLLGLFAFAGYRMLPAFQNIFTSVSQLRFHLPGVRLIVDALAGERERPARTTQRLPFTQTIRLDGVTFDYEPGRPTLRGIDLTIPAHTTIGFVGRTGSGKSTLVGLILGILTPTQGRILIDGRPLDAESLPAWQNRIGYVPQDVFLIDGSIAQNIALGIEPDRLDRAAVERAARLAGAHDFVAALGDGYDTGVGERGARLSGGQRQRIGIARALYHDPDVIVFDEATSALDGETEAAVMEALGALGGTRTIIMIAHRLTSLRRADTIHVVEDGRIVASGPPSQVIAESAAPAPPDKAVAAQDR
- the yacG gene encoding DNA gyrase inhibitor YacG, with the translated sequence MGSCVVTQAVKKGLAPCPICGKPANPETKPFCSPRCADIDLGRWLGERYVIPGPDDEESLLSPRSDEEDRSR
- a CDS encoding Maf-like protein is translated as MNELLTTDALKPQFPGSPGRPPLVLASASPRRLALLQQVGIEPDALLPADLDETPRKSESPRDLARRLAREKLEAAGAAARRRDDLREAYLVSADTVVAVGRRVLPKAELLDEAADCLRLLSGRAHRVFTAVCILSPKDRRRERMVETRVRFKRLSNREIEGYLSSGEWRGKAGGYAIQGLAAAFVVKLVGSHSAVVGLPLYETMSLLEGEGFPVRGAWGAAS
- the ccmB gene encoding heme exporter protein CcmB, coding for MIRAFSALLARDLKLAARVGGSGALSLVFFLMIVVLVPFALGPDLKLLSRIGPAILWLSAVLATLIGLDRLFQSDEEDGSLDLMTGAAVPLELVVLAKVLASWLTTGLPLALASPLFGLLVALSPKAMGATALTLALGTPALAFIGAVGAALTATIRRGGLILAIIVLPLMIPTLIFGVSSAEAALGGTVPFATPLAVLAALSLIAAVVGTLAAAAALRWSE
- the ccmA gene encoding heme ABC exporter ATP-binding protein CcmA; the protein is MRLIVENLACRRSGRRIFAGLSFAVGPGEGLMVTGRNGAGKSSLLTMLSGRLKPDAGAIRGEGIGEATLPECLHVVGHRDGLKSALTAAENLEFARDLLGHPAASPVQALAAMGLPHVARLPVGYLSAGQRRRVALARLLVCRRPLWLLDEPTAALDLASQGVLAGLMQHHRAEGGLVIAATHQALGLEDARELRIGPVTAPAAVEDAFAAEEWL